One window of the Rissa tridactyla isolate bRisTri1 chromosome 9, bRisTri1.patW.cur.20221130, whole genome shotgun sequence genome contains the following:
- the FRMD7 gene encoding FERM domain-containing protein 7 — MLHLKVQFLDDSQKIFVVDQKSCGKGLFNLTCSHLNLAEKEYFGLEFCSQAGNHVWLELLKPITKQVKNPKEVLFKFMVKFFPVDPGHLREELTRYLFTLQIKKDLALGRLPCSDKSAALLVSHLLQSELGDFHEETEQQHLATHRYLPNQEYLDNKIMHYHRRHSGKTPAESDVQLLDVARKLEMYGIRPHPASDGEGTQINLAVTHMGVLVLRGNTKINTFNWSKIRKLSFKRKHFLIKLHANISALCKDTLEFTMASRDACKAFWKTCVEYHAFFRLSEEPKSKPKALLCSKGSSFRYSGRTQRQLLEHGRKAKMKSLPFERKHYASRYDERQCRSSPDLLTDVSKQVEELRLAYGSRGSYHANGVHTSEPILDSRRRSSPVEVSFAAELERSKLEASPAFLPHSKSSSAFPLLYAELERAWEPADHFSARNPLTSFRPHHQFAGNSKSTSVGNMREVSAQPLVYSDVPCPPPVATPAPQVLFYLDRPPQPPCHTLASGEDADSGCSPTAAKPPRRSPSGTRAGNFHRDAMGVAAGRSMAPAGESRLLARSFDYGLQEQPPKRSWSQSDMKTIRFPYGSEFRPLGPCPVLSSRRPGVFQHLPGQPGPRRSAERYVGSSTESSDSDSDFLATDYCSLYGHVLRSPMARVRLSSGSLQLDEEDEEVSFATGAAEERTCRGSSRYFT; from the exons ATGCTGCACCTGAAAGTCCAGTTTCTGGATGACTCCCAGAAGATCTTTGTAGTTGAT CAAAAATCCTGCGGAAAAGGGTTGTTCAACCTCACCTGCAGCCACCTCAACCTTGCGGAGAAGGAGTACTTCGGGCTGGAGTTTTGCAGCCAGGCTGGGAACCAC GTCTGGTTGGAGCTACTAAAACCCATAACAAAGCAAGTCAAAA ATCCTAAGGAGGTTCTTTTCAAATTTATGGTGAAATTTTTCCCAGTGGACCCTGGCCATCTGAGAGAAGAGCTGACCAG GTACCTCTTCACCCTCCAGATCAAGAAGGACCTGGCACTGGGGCGGTTGCCCTGCAGCGACAAGAGCGCGGCGCTGCTCGTCTCCCACCTGCTGCAGT CCGAACTGGGCGACTTCCATGAGGAGACAGAGCAGCAGCACCTGGCAACCCACAGGTACCTGCCCAACCAGGAGTACCTGGACAACAAGATCATGCACTACCACCGGAGACACAG CGGGAAGACGCCGGCCGAGTCAGACGTTCAGCTGCTGGACGTGGCCAGGAAGCTGGAGATGTATGGGATCCGCCCGCACCCCGCCAGTGACGGCGAGGGCACGCAGATCAACCTGGCCGTGACACACATGGGGGTGCTGGTCCTGCGG GGCAATACAAAGATCAACACATTCAACTGGTCCAAAATTCGCAAACTGAGTTTCAAGAGGAAGCATTTTCTCATCAAGCTCCATGCAAACATATCT GCGCTGTGCAAGGACACGCTGGAGTTCACCATGGCAAGCCGGGACGCCTGCAAGGCTTTCTGGAAGACTTGCGTGGAATACCATGCCTTCTTCAGGCTGTCTGAAGAGCCCAAGTCAAAGCCCAAAGCCCTTCTCTGCAGCAAGGGCTCCAGTTTCCGCTACAG CGGGAGGACGCAGCGGCAGCTGCTGGAGCATGGGAGGAAGGCGAAGATGAAGAGCCTGCCCTTTGAGAG GAAGCACTACGCGTCCCGCTATGATGAGAGGCAGTGCCGCTCCTCCCCAGACCTCCTGACAGACGTCTCCAAGCAG GTGGAGGAGCTGCGCCTTGCCTATGGCAGCCGGGGCTCCTACCATGCCAATGGGGTGCACACCTCTGAGCCCATCCTGGACAGCCGGCGCCGGAGCTCCCCTGTGGAGGTGTCGTTCGCTGCCGAGCTGGAGCGCTCCAAGCTCGAAGCGTCCCCCGCCTTCCTGCCCCACTCCAAAAGCTCATCTGCCTTCCCCCTGCTCTACGCCGAGCTGGAGCGAGCATGGGAGCCCGCCGACCACTTCAGCGCCAGGAACCCCTTGACCTCCTTTCGGCCTCACCACCAGTTCGCCGGGAACAGTAAAAGCACCTCGGTGGGCAACATGCGGGAGGTGAGCGCCCAGCCACTGGTGTACTCGGATGTGCCATGCCCCCCGCCCGTGGCCACCCCGGCGCCACAGGTCCTCTTCTACCTGGACAGGCCTCCACAGCCCCCATGCCACACACTGGCGTCCGGCGAGGACGCAGACAGCGGATGCAGCCCTACAGCTGCAAAACCCCCCAGGCGCAGCCCAAGCGGGACCCGGGCTGGGAATTTTCACCGTGATGCCATGGGTGTGGCAGCGGGCAGAAGCATGGCCCCAGCTGGGGAGAGCAGGTTGCTGGCTCGCTCCTTCGATTACGGCCTTCAGGAGCAGCCCCCCAAGCGGTCTTGGAGCCAGTCGGACATGAAAACCATCCGCTTCCCCTACGGCTCTGAGTTCAGGCCGCTGGGGCCGTGCCCCGTGCTGAGCAGCCGGAGACCGGGCGTCTTCCAGCACCTACCAGGCCAGCCAGGGCCGCGGCGCTCGGCCGAGCGCTATGTGGGCAGCAGCACCGAGTCCAGCGACTCCGACTCCGACTTCCTGGCCACTGACTACTGCTCCCTGTACGGCCACGTGCTGCGGTCACCCATGGCCCGGGTGCGGCTGTCCTCTGGCAGCCTCCAGCTGgatgaagaagatgaggaggtgTCCTTTGCCACCGGCGCTGCTGAAGAGAGGACTTGCCGGGGGTCCTCCAGGTATTTCACCTAG